In Sporichthya brevicatena, the following proteins share a genomic window:
- a CDS encoding fructose bisphosphate aldolase → MSSQREAMQEKVVNGKGFIAALDQSGGSTPKALRDYGIEESRYSNDAEMFDLMHAMRTRIIKSPAFTGDKVLGAILFEMTMDRQIDGRDTAEYLWNERGVVPFLKVDKGLEETANGVQLMKPIPGLDELLARAVAKGVYGTKMRSVIHEANPDGIAAIVEQQFEIGAQIAAAGLVPILEPEVSIKSPTKQEAEVLLREHIQKQAEQLSADTPIMLKLTIPTEAGYYSPLVAEPHVQRVVALSGGYSREEACALLKQNPGVIASFSRALVEGVSDRQTDDEFNATLASAIDAIYEASVD, encoded by the coding sequence ATGAGCAGCCAGCGTGAGGCCATGCAGGAGAAGGTCGTCAACGGCAAGGGCTTCATCGCCGCCCTGGACCAGAGCGGTGGGAGCACCCCGAAGGCGCTGCGCGACTACGGCATCGAGGAGTCGCGTTACTCGAACGACGCCGAGATGTTCGACCTCATGCACGCGATGCGCACGCGCATCATCAAGTCCCCCGCGTTCACCGGCGACAAGGTGCTGGGCGCGATCCTGTTCGAGATGACGATGGACCGGCAGATCGACGGCCGGGACACCGCCGAGTACCTCTGGAACGAGCGCGGCGTCGTTCCCTTCCTCAAGGTCGACAAGGGCCTCGAGGAGACCGCCAACGGCGTCCAGCTGATGAAGCCGATCCCGGGCCTCGACGAGCTCCTCGCCCGCGCCGTCGCGAAGGGCGTCTACGGCACGAAGATGCGCTCGGTCATCCACGAGGCGAACCCCGACGGCATCGCGGCGATCGTCGAGCAGCAGTTCGAGATCGGCGCGCAGATCGCCGCCGCCGGCCTCGTGCCGATCCTGGAGCCCGAGGTCTCGATCAAGAGCCCGACCAAGCAGGAGGCCGAGGTCCTGCTCCGCGAGCACATCCAGAAGCAGGCCGAGCAGCTCTCCGCCGACACCCCGATCATGCTCAAGCTGACGATCCCGACCGAGGCGGGCTACTACAGCCCGCTCGTCGCGGAGCCGCACGTCCAGCGCGTCGTCGCCCTCTCCGGCGGCTACTCGCGCGAGGAGGCCTGCGCGTTGCTCAAGCAGAACCCGGGCGTCATCGCGAGCTTCTCCCGCGCGCTGGTCGAGGGTGTCTCCGACCGCCAGACCGACGACGAGTTCAACGCCACCCTCGCCTCCGCGATCGACGCGATCTACGAGGCCTCGGTCGACTAG